Genomic DNA from Streptomyces sp. NBC_01571:
CTCGGCAAGGGGGTGGCCGCCGCCGACATCCACTACGAGGTGTTCGGGCCCGACCTCTGGCTCGCACAGGACTGACAGGAGCGCGGGGCGGCTCGCCGTCCCGCCGGTCCCGTACCGGAAACACGGAAGGGAACGGAAGGGAACGGAAGGGAACGAAAGAGAACGGAAGGGAAGGCATACGGGACCCTCAGGGCCGGCTGGAGATTCCCAGCAGCAGTGGGCCGGTCGGTGCCGCGACCATGTCCCGCACCGTCAGCGGGTCCAGCGAGGCGAAGAAGGCCTCCTGGGCCCGGCGCAGCGCACCCCGCAGACGGCACGCGGAGTGCAGCGGGCAGGGCGCGGTGCCCTCGCAGTCGACGACGTCACCGTCCCCCTCGAAGGTCCGGACGACGGCGCCGACCGAGGCCGTACGGCCCGCCTCGGTGAGCGTGAGGCCGCCGCCCCGGCCCCGGCGGGCCGCGAGCAGCCCGAGGTGCTGGAGCTCGGCGACGACCTTCGCGGCATGCGTGTAGGGCACGTCCATGTCCGCAGCGACCTCCCGGGTCGTGGGCGTCGAGTCGCCCGCGACGGCGAGCCGCATCAGCACACGCAGGGCCAGGTCGGTGGAGCGGAGCAGCCTCATACCGTCAGCGTAGATAATGCGCATCCTCGGTTCAAATTATCCGCTCGGGGCGTACGGAACCGCCGGCGCCGTTGTCGCGGAGCGCGCACCTTTGGACATTCTGTGCCCTGATCGCCTGCTGGGCACCCTCTCCCCATTACGATCAGCGGACCCGACCGTCCCATCCCCATAAGGACTCGCCATGGGTTCCGCCAAGAACACCACCTCCGCGCAGCGCAAGGCGCGCATAGAAGAGATGCGCAAGGCCGACCGTTCCCGGGAGCGTCGTAACCGGATCCTCACGATCACGGCCAGCACGGTCGTCGTGGTCGGTCTCGTGGTCGGCGGTGTCGTCCTGGTCAGGTCGCAGTCCGACAAGAGCGACACCTCGTCGAGCGACTCCAAGGGCGGTGGCTCCGGGCACTTCGTCGCGGGCAAGGACGGCGTGCGGACGTGGTCGGGGAAGCTGTCCCGCAACCACGTCACCAAGACCGTGAAATACCCGATGGAGCCCCCGGTCGGCGGTGACCACAACCAGGTGTGGATGAACTGCAACGGCGACGTCTACGCCAAGCCGGTCAACAACATGAACGCCGTGCACTCGCTGGAGCACGGCGCGGTGTGGGTGACGTACAACGGCAAGGCCTCGGACGCCGACGTGAAGTCGCTCTCGGAGAAGGTCAAGAAGACCCCGTACACCCTGATGAGCCCCGTCGAGGACCAGAAGGACCCGATCATGCTCAGCGCCTGGGGCAAGCAGCGCACGGTGACCGGTGCGAGCGACCCGGCAGTCAACACGTTCTTCTCCGAGTTCGTGCAGGGCAAGCAGACGCCCGAGCCGGGGGCCGCCTGCACCAACGGCCTGTCGCAGTGAGCCAGATGAGGCAGGCGGGCTGGATCGCGGGCACCACGGCGGCGGTGCTGGTCGCCGCCGGGGCCATCACGTACGCGGTCGCCGAGAGCGACGACCCGGGGACCAGGGCGCCGGCCGCGGACTCCGCGGACGCGGGCTTCGCGCGGGACATGGCGGTCCACCACCAGCAGGCCGTCGAGATGTCGTACCTCGTGCGCGACCGCACGAGCGACGAGGAGGTACGGCGGCTCGCTTACGACATCGCGCAGACGCAGGCCAACCAGCGCGGCATGCTGCTCGGCTGGCTCGACCTGTGGGAGCTGCCGAAGGTGTCCGCGGACCCGCCCATGACCTGGATGGGCATGGGCGACATGGCGTCCGGCAAGGACGGCGCGCTGATGCCGGGCATGGCGACCAACACCGAGCTGAAGAAGCTGAACACGCTGAAGGGCAAGCAGGCCGAGATCCTCTACCTGCAGCTGATGACCGACCACCACAAGGGCGGCATCCACATGGCCGAGGGCTGCGTCCAGAAGTGCACGGTCGGCGTGGAGAAGAAGCTCGCGCAGGGCATGGTCGATGCGCAGCAGTCCGAAATCAAGCTGATGGCCGACCTGTTGAAGGCG
This window encodes:
- a CDS encoding Rrf2 family transcriptional regulator, whose amino-acid sequence is MRLLRSTDLALRVLMRLAVAGDSTPTTREVAADMDVPYTHAAKVVAELQHLGLLAARRGRGGGLTLTEAGRTASVGAVVRTFEGDGDVVDCEGTAPCPLHSACRLRGALRRAQEAFFASLDPLTVRDMVAAPTGPLLLGISSRP
- a CDS encoding DUF3105 domain-containing protein → MGSAKNTTSAQRKARIEEMRKADRSRERRNRILTITASTVVVVGLVVGGVVLVRSQSDKSDTSSSDSKGGGSGHFVAGKDGVRTWSGKLSRNHVTKTVKYPMEPPVGGDHNQVWMNCNGDVYAKPVNNMNAVHSLEHGAVWVTYNGKASDADVKSLSEKVKKTPYTLMSPVEDQKDPIMLSAWGKQRTVTGASDPAVNTFFSEFVQGKQTPEPGAACTNGLSQ
- a CDS encoding DUF305 domain-containing protein codes for the protein MRQAGWIAGTTAAVLVAAGAITYAVAESDDPGTRAPAADSADAGFARDMAVHHQQAVEMSYLVRDRTSDEEVRRLAYDIAQTQANQRGMLLGWLDLWELPKVSADPPMTWMGMGDMASGKDGALMPGMATNTELKKLNTLKGKQAEILYLQLMTDHHKGGIHMAEGCVQKCTVGVEKKLAQGMVDAQQSEIKLMADLLKARGAKARD